A genomic segment from Bradyrhizobium diazoefficiens USDA 110 encodes:
- the mdcA gene encoding malonate decarboxylase subunit alpha has translation MTSWQDNRVARDACIAAGAVLARGKVVEAHDVTRLLEAVIRPGDRVCLEGDNQKQADLLSRALLAVDPSRVNDLHMVQSGVVLPEHLDLFDRGVAKRLDYAYSGPQSARIARMLFGGKIELGAVHTYLELFARYFIDLTPHVALIAAVSADREGNLYTGPNTEDTPTVVEATTFKDGVVIAQVNEIVETVPRVDIPADRVHFIVKANKPFFVEPLFTRDPAAITEGQILTAMLAIKGVYAPYGVQRLNHGIGFSTAAIELLLPTFGERLGLKGRIATHFALNPHPALIPAIESGWVRQIHSFGSEVGMDDYIRARSDVYFTGPDGSLRSNRAFCQAAGLYACDMFIGSTLQIDLQGNSSTVTTSRIAGFGGAPNMGADARGRRHPSEPWLKAGAEADPDGSALMRRGRKLVVQIGETFGDKNVPLFVEKLDAIELAEKLKLELAPVMIYGDDVTHIVTEEGVANLLLCRTAQEREQAIRGVAGYTDVGRRRDHGMVARLRERGVIRRPEDLGINPLDADRSLLAARSIKDLVRWSGGLYAPPSKFRNW, from the coding sequence ATGACGAGCTGGCAGGACAACCGTGTCGCGCGTGATGCCTGCATTGCGGCGGGCGCAGTCCTTGCCCGCGGCAAGGTCGTCGAAGCACACGACGTCACGCGCCTGCTGGAGGCCGTGATCCGGCCGGGCGACCGGGTTTGCCTGGAGGGCGACAACCAGAAGCAGGCGGATCTCTTGAGCCGCGCGCTGCTGGCGGTCGATCCCTCCAGGGTCAACGATCTGCACATGGTGCAGTCGGGCGTCGTTCTGCCCGAACATCTGGACCTGTTCGACCGCGGCGTCGCGAAGCGGCTCGACTATGCCTATTCCGGGCCGCAATCGGCGCGGATTGCGCGCATGCTGTTCGGCGGCAAGATCGAGCTGGGTGCGGTTCATACCTATCTCGAACTGTTCGCCCGCTACTTCATCGACCTCACGCCGCACGTCGCGCTGATCGCCGCCGTCAGCGCCGATCGCGAGGGAAATCTCTACACCGGCCCGAACACCGAGGACACGCCGACCGTGGTCGAGGCGACGACGTTCAAGGACGGCGTCGTGATCGCCCAGGTCAACGAGATCGTGGAGACGGTTCCGCGGGTCGATATCCCGGCGGACCGTGTCCATTTCATCGTCAAGGCTAACAAGCCGTTCTTCGTCGAACCATTGTTCACGCGCGATCCGGCCGCGATCACCGAAGGCCAGATCCTGACCGCGATGCTGGCGATCAAGGGGGTTTATGCACCGTATGGCGTGCAGCGGCTCAATCACGGCATCGGCTTCAGCACGGCCGCGATCGAACTCCTGCTCCCGACATTCGGCGAGAGGCTGGGGCTGAAGGGCAGGATCGCAACCCACTTCGCGCTGAATCCGCATCCCGCACTCATTCCCGCGATCGAATCCGGCTGGGTGCGGCAGATCCACTCGTTCGGATCGGAGGTCGGCATGGATGACTACATCCGCGCCAGATCCGACGTCTACTTCACCGGTCCCGACGGCTCGTTGCGTTCCAACCGCGCCTTCTGTCAGGCCGCCGGGCTCTATGCCTGCGACATGTTCATTGGCTCCACGCTGCAGATCGATCTGCAGGGAAATTCGTCGACTGTCACCACCTCGCGCATCGCAGGCTTTGGCGGCGCTCCGAACATGGGGGCGGATGCCCGCGGGCGGCGGCATCCGAGCGAGCCCTGGCTGAAGGCCGGAGCGGAGGCCGATCCGGACGGCTCGGCACTGATGCGCCGCGGCCGCAAGCTGGTCGTGCAGATCGGCGAGACGTTCGGGGACAAGAACGTGCCGCTCTTCGTCGAGAAGCTCGATGCCATCGAGCTCGCGGAGAAGCTGAAGCTCGAACTGGCGCCGGTCATGATCTATGGCGACGACGTCACGCACATCGTCACCGAGGAGGGCGTGGCGAATCTCTTGCTGTGCCGCACCGCGCAGGAGCGCGAGCAGGCCATCCGTGGCGTTGCCGGCTACACCGATGTCGGCCGTCGGCGGGACCACGGCATGGTCGCGCGCCTGCGCGAGCGCGGCGTGATCCGCCGGCCGGAAGATCTCGGCATCAATCCGCTCGATGCGGATCGCAGCCTGCTGGCGGCGCGCTCGATCAAGGATCTCGTGCGCTGGTCGGGTGGCTTGTACGCACCCCCTTCGAAATTCAGGAACTGGTGA
- a CDS encoding MBL fold metallo-hydrolase produces the protein MNVIETTGAALNWKVTTVKRAGLSRDLPSGNPDLMWVANSSTLIYGERDAVLVDTFLTAGQSKTLLDWVASCERNLTTIYVTHGHGDHFFGLAPLLDRFPQAKAVAVPEVVDEMKAQLSPASLDGFWRKRFPGEIAERLVAAAPLEGELTLEGHKLVVIDMGRTDTARSTALHVPSLDLIVAGDTVYNGIHPYLAETDTQSRLEWIAALDRLAALKPRFVVAGHKKPDNDDDPRNIAATRQYLLDFNRLDKATTSPRELYEAMLELHPDRANPGSLWSGANAAKGQKS, from the coding sequence ATGAATGTGATCGAGACGACCGGCGCCGCCCTGAACTGGAAGGTGACGACGGTGAAGCGGGCCGGACTGAGCCGCGACTTGCCGTCCGGCAATCCGGACCTGATGTGGGTCGCGAATTCGTCGACGTTGATCTACGGCGAGCGGGACGCGGTCCTCGTCGACACGTTCCTCACCGCCGGGCAGTCGAAAACGCTGCTGGACTGGGTCGCGTCTTGCGAGCGAAATCTGACGACGATCTATGTCACACACGGGCACGGGGATCATTTCTTCGGGCTGGCACCGCTGCTCGACCGCTTTCCGCAGGCAAAAGCCGTTGCCGTTCCCGAGGTCGTCGACGAGATGAAGGCGCAGCTCTCGCCGGCCTCGCTCGACGGTTTCTGGCGCAAGCGCTTTCCGGGCGAGATCGCAGAGCGCCTGGTCGCGGCTGCGCCCCTCGAAGGCGAGCTCACGCTCGAGGGACACAAGCTCGTCGTCATCGACATGGGACGAACCGATACGGCGCGCTCAACCGCCCTTCATGTCCCGTCTCTCGATCTGATCGTCGCCGGCGACACCGTGTACAACGGCATTCATCCCTATCTGGCCGAAACCGACACGCAGAGCCGGCTGGAATGGATCGCCGCGCTCGACCGGCTTGCGGCGCTGAAGCCGCGCTTCGTCGTCGCCGGACACAAAAAGCCGGATAACGACGACGACCCGCGCAACATCGCGGCGACCCGGCAATACCTGCTCGATTTCAACCGCCTCGATAAGGCGACGACATCGCCGCGCGAGCTCTACGAGGCGATGCTCGAGCTCCATCCCGACCGTGCCAATCCGGGATCGCTCTGGAGCGGGGCCAACGCCGCAAAGGGGCAGAAGTCATGA
- a CDS encoding alpha/beta hydrolase, producing the protein MKHLNAGLAFAAALSLLSTVAPANAEPLKNIVLVHGAWVDGSGWKPVYEILTKEGFRVTMVQEPETSFADDVTAAKRILDLQDGPTLLVGHSYGGSIITEAGVHPSVVGLVYVAAHAPDVGEDESALGKKTPSVLGKTEGVIKVTPDKFTYLDPVQFPKLFAPDLPRERAEFVARSQVPAAAQVFSTPLTAAAWKTKPSWGIVAGNDQIINPDLERWYYERAKSQTTVIPGASHSVYESHPKEVAAVITRAARSIQQPVTR; encoded by the coding sequence ATGAAACACCTCAACGCTGGTCTCGCCTTTGCCGCCGCTCTCTCCTTGCTCTCGACCGTCGCCCCTGCGAACGCGGAGCCCCTGAAGAACATCGTCCTGGTGCACGGCGCCTGGGTGGATGGGTCCGGCTGGAAACCGGTCTACGAGATCCTGACCAAGGAAGGTTTCCGCGTCACCATGGTGCAGGAGCCTGAGACCTCGTTCGCCGACGACGTCACGGCGGCCAAGCGCATTCTCGATCTGCAGGATGGCCCGACGCTTCTCGTCGGCCATAGCTACGGCGGCTCGATCATCACCGAGGCCGGCGTTCATCCGAGCGTCGTCGGTCTCGTCTACGTCGCCGCACACGCGCCCGACGTCGGAGAGGACGAATCGGCGTTGGGCAAGAAGACGCCGAGCGTGCTCGGCAAGACCGAAGGCGTCATCAAGGTCACGCCCGACAAATTCACCTATCTCGATCCCGTGCAATTCCCGAAACTGTTCGCACCCGATCTGCCGCGCGAGCGGGCCGAGTTCGTCGCGCGCTCCCAGGTCCCGGCTGCGGCCCAGGTGTTCAGCACGCCGCTGACGGCGGCGGCGTGGAAGACCAAGCCGAGCTGGGGCATCGTCGCCGGCAATGACCAGATCATCAATCCGGATCTGGAGCGCTGGTACTACGAGCGCGCCAAGAGCCAGACCACCGTGATCCCGGGCGCCAGCCACTCGGTCTACGAGTCGCATCCGAAGGAAGTGGCTGCGGTCATCACCCGCGCCGCGCGCAGCATCCAGCAGCCGGTTACGCGCTGA
- a CDS encoding efflux RND transporter periplasmic adaptor subunit: MKRNLTIAFVALAAILIGAGLWFFGTDRKPAVAAAPVPTAVPVVAASVTGKDVPIYLRGIGTVIAYNTDVVRSQIQGQIVKIAFTEGQTVKAGDLLAQIDPRPYEAQIEQLTANRDRDQAQLANAEANLSRYNQLGDKGYATPQLIETQTAQVAQLKAAVKADQAQIDEANVQLSYTRLSSAVPGITGVRQIDVGNVIHPTDPNGLVIVTQIEPISLLFTLPQADLPVIQEHAAKGELKVIAYSQDNKTKLDEGTLLLVNNEIAGTTGTVQLKAVFPNHEHKLWPGQLVNARLLLEVQKGALTVAGSAVQQGPNGSYVYVVTDGQTATLRPVHVVQISDGQALIDQGLKSGDVVVIDGQYRLTEGSRVRELHGKAAREADLQSAVQDAIP, translated from the coding sequence GTGAAACGCAACCTCACCATTGCATTCGTTGCTCTCGCCGCGATCCTGATCGGCGCGGGTCTCTGGTTCTTCGGCACCGACCGGAAGCCGGCCGTGGCAGCCGCACCCGTGCCCACCGCCGTGCCGGTGGTCGCCGCCAGCGTCACCGGCAAGGACGTTCCGATCTATCTGCGCGGCATCGGCACGGTGATTGCCTACAACACCGACGTCGTGCGCAGCCAGATTCAGGGACAGATCGTCAAGATCGCCTTCACCGAGGGACAGACCGTCAAGGCCGGCGACCTGCTCGCGCAGATCGACCCGCGTCCCTACGAGGCGCAGATCGAACAGCTGACGGCCAATCGCGACAGGGACCAGGCGCAACTCGCGAATGCCGAGGCCAACCTCTCCCGCTACAACCAGCTTGGCGACAAGGGCTATGCGACCCCGCAACTGATCGAGACGCAGACGGCGCAGGTGGCGCAGCTCAAGGCCGCCGTGAAGGCGGACCAGGCCCAGATCGACGAGGCCAACGTCCAGCTCAGCTATACGCGCCTGTCGTCGGCCGTCCCCGGCATCACCGGCGTTCGCCAGATCGATGTCGGCAACGTCATTCATCCGACCGATCCCAACGGCCTCGTCATCGTCACCCAGATCGAGCCGATCTCGCTGCTGTTCACCCTGCCGCAGGCCGATCTGCCGGTGATCCAGGAGCATGCCGCGAAGGGCGAACTGAAGGTCATCGCCTACAGCCAGGACAACAAGACGAAGCTCGACGAGGGCACGCTGCTGCTGGTCAACAACGAGATCGCGGGAACGACCGGCACGGTCCAACTCAAGGCCGTGTTCCCAAACCATGAGCACAAGCTGTGGCCGGGCCAGCTGGTGAACGCGCGCCTGCTGCTCGAGGTCCAGAAGGGTGCGCTCACTGTCGCCGGCTCAGCCGTGCAGCAGGGACCGAACGGCAGCTATGTCTATGTCGTGACCGACGGCCAGACGGCCACCTTGCGTCCCGTTCACGTCGTGCAGATCAGCGATGGCCAGGCCCTGATCGACCAGGGACTGAAATCAGGCGACGTCGTCGTGATCGACGGCCAGTACCGACTCACGGAAGGCAGCCGCGTTCGCGAGCTGCACGGCAAGGCCGCGCGTGAAGCCGACCTGCAGAGCGCCGTGCAGGATGCGATCCCATGA
- a CDS encoding efflux RND transporter permease subunit, which translates to MNLSAPFILRPIATALLMAGLLLCGLAAYPLLPVGALPNVNYPTIQISAQLPGADPGTIASSLATPLEQQLSQIPGVTQLTSSSALGVAQLTVQFELSRTVDSAAVDVLAAINAASPFLPPNIPYPPTIRKVNPAETPIMLIALTSDSLPLTTVDAYAENILLPKISQVPGVGLVGIGGQQKPAIRVRVNPQALAARGIGLEDVRNVIAGANVDLPKGTLNSPRVTYTLNTNDQLLKPSAYEDLIIAYRNGSPVRIRDIGTAIEGPENDLLAGWYGKEPAIILAVQRVPGANVIETVDRIKKLLPQLQASVPPAIKVTIAADRTATIRAAVSDVQFTLMLTVALVVMVIFLFLRNFWATIIPAITVPLSLIGTFAVLYVLGYSLDNLSLMALSIAVGFVVDDAVVVIENIVRHLEQGMTPMEAALKGSSEIGFTIVSITLSLIAVFIPLFLMGGYVGKLFQEFAVTITASLLLSLVISLTLTPMMCARLLKDDSRKKHGRIYLAFERGFDALLALYASGLRIVLRHRFVTLLVMLSTIALTGYLYVIIPKGFFPQQDTGQIVGITEAAQDISFPAMSERQQAIVDILSKDPAIQSVASYIGPGGPTATLNQGRIFIVLKPKPGRKASADQIIERLGPQLAHIQGIRLYMQAAQDITIGARLSKTQYQYTLTDADSNELTNWSAIFLKKLRELDLITDVASDQANAGPRLEVTVNREVASSFGILPTTIDNALDDAFGQRIVSTMFTSLNQYHVVMEVDPRFQYGPEALKDIYLNSATGQQVPLSTLVHSVIKPAPILINHQSLFPSVTISFNLQPGAALGDAVTAIQNIEKSTGKPASLSTSFQGNAQAFQSSLRGTPLLIGAALIVIYIILGVLYESLIHPITILSTLPSAGIGALLLLLAVHMDLSVIAIIGIILLIGIVKKNGIMLVDFALEVERQHGLSPEEAIYQACTLRFRPILMTTMAALLGGVPLMIGSGTGAELRQPLGYTIVGGLMLSQILTLYTTPVVYLYLDQLSNWLTGRKPQAAATPTSSTTKADAELSHESA; encoded by the coding sequence ATGAACCTTTCCGCGCCCTTCATCCTGCGGCCAATTGCAACCGCCCTGCTGATGGCCGGCTTGCTGCTGTGCGGCCTCGCGGCCTATCCGTTGCTGCCGGTCGGTGCGCTGCCGAACGTCAATTACCCGACCATCCAGATCTCGGCGCAACTGCCCGGCGCCGATCCGGGCACCATTGCCTCGTCGCTGGCGACGCCGCTCGAGCAGCAGCTCAGCCAGATCCCCGGCGTCACGCAGCTCACCTCGTCCAGTGCGCTCGGCGTCGCCCAGCTCACAGTGCAGTTCGAGCTGTCGCGCACCGTGGACAGCGCGGCGGTGGACGTGCTGGCCGCGATCAATGCCGCAAGCCCTTTCCTGCCGCCGAACATCCCCTACCCGCCGACGATCAGGAAGGTGAATCCGGCGGAGACGCCGATCATGCTGATCGCGCTGACGTCGGACTCGCTGCCGCTGACCACGGTCGACGCCTATGCGGAAAACATCCTGCTGCCGAAGATCTCGCAGGTGCCGGGTGTGGGTCTCGTCGGCATCGGCGGCCAGCAGAAGCCCGCGATCCGTGTTCGCGTCAATCCGCAGGCGCTTGCCGCCCGCGGCATCGGCCTCGAAGACGTCCGCAACGTGATCGCCGGCGCCAACGTCGACCTGCCGAAGGGCACGCTCAACAGCCCGCGCGTCACCTATACGCTGAACACCAACGATCAATTGCTCAAGCCCTCCGCCTATGAAGACCTCATCATCGCCTATCGCAACGGCTCGCCGGTGCGGATACGCGACATCGGCACGGCGATCGAGGGGCCCGAGAACGACCTCCTGGCCGGCTGGTACGGCAAGGAGCCCGCCATCATCCTGGCAGTCCAGCGCGTTCCCGGCGCCAACGTGATCGAGACGGTCGACCGCATCAAGAAGCTGCTGCCGCAATTGCAGGCCTCCGTTCCACCGGCGATCAAGGTGACGATCGCCGCCGACCGGACCGCCACCATTCGCGCCGCGGTCTCCGACGTTCAATTCACGCTGATGCTGACGGTCGCACTGGTGGTAATGGTCATATTCCTGTTCCTGCGGAATTTCTGGGCCACCATCATCCCGGCGATCACGGTTCCCCTGTCGCTGATCGGCACGTTCGCGGTCCTCTACGTGCTCGGCTACAGCCTGGACAACCTCTCGCTGATGGCGCTGTCGATCGCGGTGGGCTTCGTCGTCGACGATGCCGTCGTCGTCATCGAGAACATCGTGCGCCATCTCGAGCAGGGCATGACGCCGATGGAGGCCGCGCTCAAGGGTTCCAGCGAAATCGGCTTCACGATCGTCTCCATCACCCTGTCGCTGATCGCTGTGTTCATCCCGCTTTTCCTGATGGGAGGCTACGTCGGCAAGCTGTTCCAGGAATTCGCCGTCACGATCACGGCTTCGCTGCTGCTGTCGCTGGTCATCTCGCTCACGCTGACGCCGATGATGTGCGCGCGGCTGCTGAAGGACGACTCGCGGAAGAAGCACGGCCGAATCTATCTCGCCTTCGAACGCGGTTTCGACGCCCTGCTTGCGCTTTATGCGAGCGGCCTGCGAATCGTGCTGCGCCATCGCTTCGTGACGCTGCTCGTGATGCTCTCGACGATCGCGCTGACCGGCTATCTCTACGTGATCATTCCGAAGGGTTTCTTCCCGCAACAGGATACCGGGCAGATTGTCGGCATCACCGAAGCCGCACAGGACATTTCCTTCCCCGCCATGTCCGAACGCCAGCAGGCGATCGTCGACATCCTGTCGAAGGATCCGGCAATTCAGTCGGTGGCGAGCTATATCGGTCCGGGAGGTCCCACGGCGACGCTCAACCAGGGACGGATATTTATCGTCCTGAAGCCGAAGCCCGGGCGCAAGGCCAGCGCCGACCAGATCATCGAACGGCTGGGGCCCCAGCTCGCCCATATCCAGGGCATCAGGCTCTACATGCAGGCCGCGCAGGACATCACCATCGGCGCACGCCTGTCCAAGACGCAATACCAGTACACGCTGACGGACGCCGATTCCAACGAGCTCACCAACTGGTCGGCGATCTTCCTCAAGAAGCTCCGCGAGCTCGACCTCATCACCGACGTCGCGAGCGACCAGGCCAATGCCGGTCCGCGGCTGGAGGTCACCGTCAATCGCGAGGTCGCATCGAGCTTCGGCATCCTGCCCACGACGATCGACAATGCCCTCGACGACGCATTCGGCCAGCGCATCGTCTCCACGATGTTCACCTCGCTGAACCAGTACCATGTCGTGATGGAGGTCGATCCGCGTTTCCAGTACGGGCCGGAAGCGCTCAAGGACATCTACCTGAACTCGGCCACCGGCCAGCAGGTCCCCCTGAGCACGCTGGTTCACAGCGTCATTAAGCCCGCGCCCATCCTGATCAACCACCAGAGCCTGTTTCCGTCGGTCACGATCTCGTTCAACCTGCAGCCCGGCGCCGCGCTCGGCGATGCGGTGACGGCGATCCAGAACATCGAGAAGAGCACGGGCAAGCCCGCCTCGCTATCGACCTCGTTCCAGGGCAACGCCCAGGCCTTCCAGTCTTCCCTGCGAGGCACACCGCTGCTGATCGGGGCGGCGCTGATCGTGATCTACATCATCCTCGGCGTGCTCTATGAGAGCCTGATCCATCCGATCACGATCCTGTCGACGCTGCCGTCGGCCGGCATCGGCGCGCTGTTGCTGCTGCTGGCGGTCCACATGGATCTCAGCGTCATCGCCATCATTGGCATCATCCTGCTGATCGGCATCGTCAAGAAGAACGGCATCATGCTGGTCGATTTCGCCCTCGAGGTGGAGCGCCAGCACGGGCTCAGCCCGGAAGAGGCGATCTACCAGGCCTGCACGCTGCGCTTCCGCCCGATCCTGATGACGACGATGGCGGCGCTGCTCGGCGGCGTGCCGCTGATGATCGGTTCCGGTACCGGCGCGGAGCTGCGCCAGCCGCTCGGCTACACGATCGTCGGCGGCCTGATGCTCTCGCAGATCCTGACGCTCTACACCACGCCCGTCGTCTATCTCTATCTCGACCAGCTCAGCAACTGGCTGACCGGGCGCAAGCCGCAGGCGGCCGCGACACCCACTTCATCCACGACCAAGGCAGATGCGGAATTGAGCCATGAATCCGCTTGA
- a CDS encoding thioesterase family protein: MNPLERLTAGMTAEKLVTVTSEMTVGHVVPGMPAVYGTPMMILHMEMAAGSAVQPFLPTGHVSVGMMVNIRHLAATPVGRTVRAIARVVAVEARSVLFEVEAWDGDRKIGDGSHRRGVVDVAEFERRFGVTKPAAEMA; the protein is encoded by the coding sequence ATGAATCCGCTTGAGAGGCTGACCGCCGGCATGACGGCAGAGAAGCTGGTGACCGTCACGTCCGAGATGACGGTTGGCCATGTGGTGCCGGGAATGCCAGCCGTCTACGGCACGCCGATGATGATCCTGCACATGGAGATGGCCGCGGGATCGGCCGTTCAACCATTCCTGCCGACGGGCCATGTCAGCGTCGGGATGATGGTCAATATCCGCCATCTGGCGGCAACCCCGGTCGGCCGCACGGTGCGCGCGATCGCGCGGGTCGTCGCGGTCGAAGCCAGGAGTGTGCTGTTCGAGGTCGAGGCCTGGGACGGCGACCGCAAGATCGGCGACGGCAGCCACCGGCGCGGTGTTGTCGATGTCGCCGAATTCGAGCGGCGGTTCGGCGTGACGAAGCCCGCCGCTGAGATGGCCTAG
- a CDS encoding ATP-binding protein, which translates to MTLERLDGPNFVQLQRWWRRLLQDWAKQDRTPLWAWSSVALCLLSFAWSLLGFNSTTIALAAFLATSLAAISLTRWSGEHGHLAAYLAEAQKLSQTGSFGWNVVTGELFWSDETFRIFDLAQTSRPSLAVVLKRTHPDDVNAVREAIDRAVNERGDFSHENRLVLDDGSIRTIRVVARGMTNGRGQFEFVGAVMDITAQKKAHTELERSEQRYRHLFSRMPIAFRQLDASRLVVLFRKLRAEGVKDLGAYFDSHPEFLRTCMDALSFQEANERAIQMFGGGVEGYVGRSMAESWKERPDTFRRAMESRYRGETNFEEETKMVTWDGRVVDVLFTTARVGPINDLEVSLVGTIDISQRVRAQQKLQQVQAEFAHAARVSMLGELTASIAHEVNQPLAAIATNGAAGLRWLNRPTPDIVEIRKTIENIIVDTQRAANIVARVHGMASRKVPEQASLSFDEIVREALLFLRHELESRGVTILHQPDPTTPQVLGDRTQLQQVIVNLAINAVQAMTQAGYDDRRIVISTVTQDAATLCCAVEDNGPGIAVEHVDRLFESFFTTKDSGMGMGLPICRSIVEAHGGRIGAGGNGASGGARFWFTLPVSVPADSLRCDLNADT; encoded by the coding sequence ATGACGCTCGAACGCCTGGATGGCCCTAATTTCGTACAGCTCCAGCGATGGTGGCGCCGTCTGCTCCAAGACTGGGCCAAACAGGATCGCACTCCATTGTGGGCCTGGAGCAGCGTTGCCCTTTGCCTGCTGTCCTTCGCCTGGTCACTGCTCGGCTTCAATTCCACCACGATCGCTCTCGCCGCCTTTCTCGCGACTTCGCTCGCGGCGATCAGTCTGACCAGGTGGTCAGGCGAGCATGGCCACCTGGCCGCTTATCTCGCCGAGGCACAGAAGCTCAGCCAGACCGGCAGCTTCGGCTGGAACGTCGTGACCGGAGAGCTTTTCTGGTCGGATGAAACGTTCAGGATCTTCGATCTGGCACAGACATCGCGCCCGTCGCTCGCCGTCGTCTTGAAGCGCACACATCCCGATGACGTCAATGCCGTACGCGAGGCCATCGACCGGGCGGTGAACGAGAGGGGCGACTTTTCCCACGAAAACCGGCTGGTGCTGGACGACGGTTCGATCCGGACCATACGCGTGGTCGCCCGCGGAATGACGAACGGCCGGGGCCAGTTCGAGTTTGTCGGCGCGGTCATGGACATCACCGCTCAGAAGAAGGCCCATACCGAGCTGGAGCGGAGCGAACAGCGTTACCGCCATCTGTTCAGCCGCATGCCGATCGCATTCCGGCAGCTCGACGCCAGCAGGCTGGTCGTGCTGTTCCGAAAATTGCGTGCCGAGGGCGTCAAGGACCTTGGCGCCTATTTCGACAGCCATCCCGAGTTTCTGCGGACCTGCATGGACGCGCTCTCGTTTCAGGAGGCCAATGAACGAGCCATCCAGATGTTCGGAGGAGGCGTCGAGGGCTATGTCGGACGCTCCATGGCCGAGAGCTGGAAGGAGCGGCCCGACACGTTCCGGCGGGCGATGGAATCCCGCTATCGCGGCGAGACGAATTTCGAGGAAGAGACCAAGATGGTCACGTGGGACGGCCGCGTCGTCGACGTTCTCTTCACCACGGCGCGGGTCGGCCCCATCAATGATCTCGAAGTCAGCCTGGTCGGCACCATCGACATTTCACAGCGTGTTCGCGCTCAGCAGAAGCTCCAGCAGGTTCAGGCTGAGTTCGCGCATGCCGCGCGCGTCTCGATGCTCGGAGAACTCACCGCATCGATCGCCCACGAGGTCAACCAGCCCCTCGCGGCCATCGCCACCAACGGCGCCGCCGGGCTGCGGTGGCTGAACAGGCCCACTCCCGATATCGTCGAGATCCGCAAGACCATCGAGAACATCATCGTGGATACCCAGCGCGCCGCGAACATCGTGGCGCGCGTTCACGGGATGGCTTCCCGGAAAGTCCCCGAACAGGCATCCTTGTCATTTGACGAGATCGTCCGCGAAGCGCTTCTCTTTCTGCGACACGAGCTCGAATCCCGCGGCGTAACGATCCTGCACCAGCCCGATCCGACCACACCGCAGGTGCTCGGTGACCGCACCCAGCTCCAGCAGGTGATCGTCAATCTGGCCATCAACGCTGTGCAGGCGATGACGCAGGCGGGATATGACGATCGCAGGATCGTCATCAGCACGGTCACGCAGGACGCGGCCACGTTGTGCTGCGCCGTGGAGGACAACGGCCCCGGCATCGCAGTTGAACATGTCGACCGGCTCTTCGAGAGCTTTTTCACGACCAAGGACAGCGGGATGGGCATGGGACTGCCGATCTGCCGGTCGATCGTGGAAGCGCATGGAGGCCGGATCGGCGCCGGGGGTAACGGTGCGAGTGGCGGCGCCCGCTTCTGGTTCACGCTGCCGGTCTCCGTGCCGGCGGATTCGCTGCGCTGCGACCTCAACGCCGATACGTGA